The following nucleotide sequence is from Salvia splendens isolate huo1 chromosome 2, SspV2, whole genome shotgun sequence.
GTAACATTAGTTCGTCTCATTTTTCTTCTTGGTCTTAAAATGTAAAAGCAGCACTTGAAGCAATTCTCGCTTAATGATTTTGTGGCATGCCCTGTAACGACAGTCATGAGTCATCTCACAATATCAAAAGAACTCATTAGTGATtaggtttctatttttttaagtcCACACCAATTCAGTTATCGATTGCACTAGTACATACTGTATAGCTCTGATTATGGATGCACATCGAACTATATGTTCGTCGGAAATATCACAATCTTGCATAGTTGTTCAGTTGAACCCCTTAGGTGCGACATTGTCTTTTTGCTTCCTCGTAACTAGTTCATGACGTCCCTTTGCATGGTTTCCATATTTATTCTATCTACTCACTCAAGAAAAAGATATCATTGTGTTGTCTTGAAGTACTATATACATAACCTTCTGTTTTAGTCCTTGAATTCTGATAACCTTGTTAtctcaaaatgcaaaaaaaatgtgGAACCTGATAGATCTTTTGTATTATAGTGTCTTAAAAGACAGGAAATTAAAGAAGATAAAAGACAAATACTTGTTATTTCTTTGATTGATTAGAAGATTAACAATGtcacctatttataatgctagtAACTTAAACGAACAAGAAAATAGATATGCTAAAGATACGGAAATCAAatctaactaattaataaagatatgggGATATTCCTATAGATATGCACGTATCAGAATGATTGATATTGCGAACTCATTGATGGTTATTATATCATAATAGTGTACTGCATTATGCTAGTCAGAAATTGTAGGGCTAAATGTTAGGCAAGATTAATACCAATGATGTGTTTGGATCTTCCAAAATACTAACCATTTTATGTAGGTTGGTGTGGAGAAATCCGTGATGTTATCTTTTCTGAGAATGGAAGTGTGACTGTGGTTTATCGGGTGACTGTACGGGGTTCCGATGGCGAGGTGTGTTCCTTTCCATATTACCTCATACCTGATAACGCAATCTGCACCTCATCCAATTTGCTTAGAATATATTAAGTGACTGATCTAATAAAGCATATTGTTTGCTTGCAAATTGGATTGAATATAATATTTTCATCAAGGTTTATTTTAGTGGAGACCTTACACATGATGTTTTAGCATCTAATGTTAACAACTCTCATGATTCCCTCCCCTAAAATGAACTTGCAATTGGGCTACCATCTatcatttttcatatatttgGTTTTGTTGTACGCATCGGTTGCAGCCAGTTTACTAAAATACTTTGTGAATGGATGATATGATTTTCATTGTTTTAATagggaattaatattttttatctgTTTGCTAGTATGTAATTATTGCCTATACATGTTAGAGCACATTATCCATAATGTTTCTAAAGTTGAAGAATTTCCCCATTTTTCTTGGCCTACGGACTTCATTGTCCATCTGAATTGGATGTGACATCAACAATTATGGCTGTTCTGATATAGTCATCTGAGGGTTCATGAATATGACATTTTAGGGATCCACCTACAAGATATTGATTAAACAATAAAATGTACAAGCTTGTTGTCATCTGGCTGTTGTAAATCtgaaaatatttggaaaaatATGTATGGTGTTTTATCTGGTAGATGAAATTTACATAAAGTTAATGAACTACTAAAATGCTAGAAAAGTGCATAAAAAGTTCTTGTACATGGGCTGGATGGCCAGGATCGTTTTCCTATGAAATTCATTTGCTTCAACATTCACTCACTTCGAACAACAAAATATTGAACACTAGATTTTTCTGGCTTGGGCTAACCAGAAATGCTCATTATGCAAGGTTTATTAAGCTGTTGGAATAGGAGGTCCCTTTTTTATATGCAATATATGGTGTTAATATTTCGTGCATTGGAAGCTAGGTCATAAATGTTTCTGTTTATTATGGAAGGGAAGGAAAATAGGAAAAATACCAGGGCTGAAATTTTATAATGCAGGCACATCGTGAGTCAACTGGGACAGTGTCACCTGGCAATGGCGAACTTGTAGATCCTGTTGCTGCAGCAGAGCAGATAGCTTTCTGCAGAGCATGTTCGCGATTTGGTCTTGGCTTGTACCTTTACCACGAAGAGTAGAAGAGGTTGCTCTCGTTATGTCCCACGGTTGTTTATCGTCCTTTCTCGATTTCTCTATGTAACATTTGTATTTCAGATTATTGAAATTTGATCTTATAGCATCTGAACGCTACCAACATTAAATTTGATTCGCAATATTGTTTAATATACACCAGAAGTTTTCTAGCATTCTTGTATGCCGTTGGAGCTGGATGAATTACATATCAGATGGTTttactaatactccctctgtttcctAAAAATGTATGTTTTTACAAGACTATTGAACTCATTCGCATTTCATACATATATTATCAACCCATTTACATAAAATCCAACACTTGGATTACCTATCCTATCTGTTTACATAAATTCAAGCCGCTTCAAGGCCTCCATCATTTGACATATTTTCATCTGTGCAACATTCTGCCTCCACCTTCTTGGCTTCCTCACTCTTGAGACGAAGATTCGACAACACATTGCTCAAAGCATCTGTTTCAGTTTCTTCTGATATCTCAGCCTTTGCTGCAACTGTCTTTGTGCTGTTTAGCTCCAGCTGCAGCGTCTTAAATTCTTCTTCGATATCTTCATCATCTATCTCACCATATGTTGTAGTTGCTTCTACAAAATTATAGTCACATGTTAGGCATATATATAATGACCATAGTATGTAAGCATATGATTTTGTTAACATGCTCAGCACGATCTGATAGCGAATGCTTACCTAGAGCGTTATCAAGTCGTTTCAGTGCATCAATGTTCTCATCAAGTTCCAGCAGGCACTGTTCAACTTCTTCAATGTTAACTTGGTTTTCCTGCATAGCACGTTTGCTGCTCTGCAAGGCTTCCGCCACCTGTATGAGAACATATTGATTAAGACTGATGAAACGAAGCATCGAATTATGTTTATCGAATAAAATATCAGGCTGTACTTGAACAGGCTTCAGTAGCTATGGACCATATCAAGCATCAATACAAAGACATCCCTAACTTTGTACATCACATCCAACGAGCCAAGACGAATGAATAATGAAATAAGATTAGCATGCAAAATCAACCTTTTTGGAGGACTCAGCATCCGTGATAGCCTGGAGAACTTTCTCCACCTGGTCCAATAGTGCCGAGCACCTCTCTCTACTTTGAGATGCCAGCTTCAGTTCTTTTGTATGTCTCAGGGCAAGTTTCTTGTTTGCTTCTCTAAGAGATGCTATAGCAGACTCCCTACTTCTGCACAGAGCCCAATTCAGTAATTAGGTTAATAACATCaaccaaaaaaagaagaagaaacaacAGTAACTTGTTCCTTCTTGAGAAGTTAGGAACCCCTTGAGAAACATGATATGAATAGTCATAGCTATAATAATCAGTTTAACTAACATGTGAATGTCTATTAGCCTAACGAAACCACAAATGTACTAAGCTCAGAatgtttacttttgatatcgtTGGTCAATCAAATGAAGCTGCTTCCCCAGCTTCTCAGCAGTCCAAGTTAAGTGCAGTAAACTGTAATCCGTAGTTGAGGCAGCAGAAGCTGCCGCAGGAGAAATACACAATTTAACACCCTGCATCACCAGAATGGAAAAGAAACAAGTCAAACTCCATCATTTCCAATTCCAGAAAGTTATTATGCATAAGAGTAGCAGCAACCTCTATAGGATGAGGTCTGTTGATGACAAGGCGTGTAGCTCTTCCGCGTGTTTCCAAGTAATCCAAAATGGCAAGTCGTTCCTCCTCAGAGCCCGCACAAACTTCCCCAAACTTGTCCATGGTGACAACACAGGTACTAGTCCAACAATTTTCCGACAATTTGGTAATTACTTCTACAGATCGTTCCTATATTCAACTAAAGAGACTTAGAAAGAAGGGTTAACCTTCAGCAAATGCACAAACAAACTATAACCAAATTTCAGTTTTTAACCCACTGTCAAAAATACATGAAACGCCAATGGGAAATCTAAAGGTGCTGGAAAGCTCTCAACGATAGTTTTTGTAACCGTATGTGGTAGAGAGATTCAAATTCCGGCATAATAAAAGGATATAGTTTCAATCGCCCCTTCATTCTCTAATCACTTCCAATCGTGGCTTCAAAATTTTGAGTTATTGGCCAACGCGAGCCAAATTCCACAAAATTGTGAATTGGGGCAAAAATTAGGTGTAGTTCGTATATGCAATTAAccctagaaaaaaaaacatgaaaatggTTACCTCCAAGAGCGGTGCGAGAATGTAGCAGTCGGCGGTGAGAGCGAGAGGGCGGCGATCGCCGAGGGGGAGAAAATCGAGCGCCCTGCGGAAAATGTGAGGGAGGCgagaagaggaggaagaagcgCGAGGAAGCAGCAAGTCTCCGGCGCGGTGCATTTCAAGGAGCACTTGATCAAGGCACAAAGGGGAGAGGCCGTCGGGGCGGCGGCGGAACCAGAGGCGGGTGAGGCGGGAAGGGCGGATGACTAAGACGCGGAGGTGTCGAGCTGTCTTCACGATTAAATCCCTCCAAAAACAGTAGCGCGCCTCCCAATCCGACCTCTGCCCGCTCAGCGCTTTGAATCGCGCTCGACTCTTCACCTCCTCGTCCCAGTCCTCCACCTCTCTCCTCACaaacgccgccgccgccgccgccgccgcttccTCTGCCTCCTCCATTTACTAATTAGTCTATTCTAGCCTTCGCTTCGTTGATTTATGTCGtctatgaaaattaaaattggagTCTATTCTAAATTTGAATTGTAAAACAAAAGATACCAAAATAAAAGCATAGTTAATATAATAACTGAACCAGTACATGTTTGgttttttatttccaatttcTTTCACATGTTTGATGAAATTTCCTATCCAATCTAATAAGAATATAAATTTCAAAATGAATACTATGAAGAGAATTATTTTATAGCGGTGTTGGTGGGataattacatatttcatacaaaatgttttacatttgtttcaatttaatataaaaagtactaagtttacatatttcatacaaaaaagtTTACTTAGTGTTCCAAAATAATACGTTCCGTTAAGTCTCCACTAACACCGTTACTTCCAATTacatcatacatacaaaaagtttcatcaatgattcaaatttgtacaaaaagttttaaattaaaactttccattaattatttcaaatacaattatttttattactcacaaaaatgaaaaacacagagaaaaaaaatcaccacgCTTCACCATTAAATTagcgaattgcattttattgtcgAAGCTTTATCATGTAATAATGGAGAATACAACTAAATACATATTGAATCTTTTGGTCGAAACTTATTGGCTGTTTGAAGCTCAAATTAGTCATTTTGTAAAGATGAAATATGTACTTATTTTATAACGTGTTCTATAAAGCATACAATAAAAAactagaattttttaaaatcacgaTCAATTGCCGGAAGAATTGATATTGACTGTTTTAGAGTGATTAGTTatattaaatctctaattattcttttattatgatgataagttggataaattataaattaactaacggtgtttaaaatatttaacggaatgtattattttggaatactaagtaaaacattttatatgaaatatgtaattatCCCCGGTGTTGGTTGATCCCCCAAAGTGATAATTGTTGTAAACTTGAAGCAGCAGTTCTGTGCAAGGAACCACAGCCTGAAGCTTGATGCAAGCGAGGAAAGCTTGCGGTGAAGGCTGTAGGCCACTTTCGGAGGGGGTGTGAGCCTGTGGCGCAGCATCGTTGCCCCCAGATTTGAGTGATATTCGTAGATCCAAAATCGTACCCTCCCAAACGGCAGCCCCTGCACATGAGCCTCCACCATTATCTCTGATTCCATTCCGCTCAGAAACCCTAGCCTCCTCGACATCTCAATCACCATCTCTCTATCGCTGTTTCCACACCTCATTACCTGATTGGATGCAACCTTATCAATTGGAATTCCTGCATAAAGGGGATACGTGCTATCATAAGTTTTTATAAGCTATCAATTATGATGAACACACGGTTTTtaatttaatgcacaattggtaaagtaagatagagatagagagaaaaagtgaatgaagtattgttaatggagaatatGAAAGGATATgtgctagattagattaatatggattaaataattatagttgggctacaattataattagtccataagcccaacaatcatgaaaccctaataaCTCTTtatctatataatggttatttattctccattgtgggggATGGgaaatatcgtaacattagagagaaaatacgaaaagctttgtagagaattcctagctttctctatagagcgattgtaccgaggaattgttcctgcatcgaatcagaatacacgtggacctcgatagtagtggattcaacttgcaggacacaatcgtagaagaaaacacaacaacaagcaagatttagttccgttgtgtattacatgttcaacttgcaatatgattatgaatctacatctgttattcttgtatgcaattttcgctgcgctcattagatgaacacAAGAATttctaacagtggtatcagagctcagggctcgattcataattaattttgttgcttaattaatttgtggatgattttggaaatcaaaattcTGAAATTGGATTTCAAAATTCTTTTACTCCTTCCACGACACCACCTTCTCCCCCAATAAAAACAACTTTCACGCTCTCCGACTCTCAACAAATCGATTGTGGAGGAGTCGATGCATCCTTCGCTTAACGTGCGCGATAATCGGTCTCGAAGGCGGCGATTTCGCGTTGGTTGGGGATCAGGAGAGAGCTATGGCGATGGATATGCAACCGTCCGCGATCGCCGTCGGGGCTCCAAGATGGAGCGACAAGAGAGCTTGCTTGCCGTGGCAGCTCAATTCGCTTGAAACGATCGTGCCGGAGAATCTGCCGCTGCCGTCGGCGCGGCGGCGGTGGGAGGCCACTGGCTTCTCGGGGACGGCTCCGGCTGATCCGAAAAACAAATCGATACAAGCAACAAATCGACCAATTTCTGCAAAACAAGCTCTCCTCCGTCTGCTGCTTCAATCTCTTCCCGAACTTCATCGCCGATCGCGATTGATCGTGATTTTGAATCTGCAATGTCGAATTTTGAATCTAAtcgtgtgtgtgtatgtgtgaagAAGGGAATTAGGTGGATTTATTGGGCTGGAACAGTAGCTTTTAATGCCTAATCTTTATGGCACCAGAAGATAGCCCATGGATAGGAAGAGCAAAGAAGGTGCTtatccatatatatttaatattgatttggaattaatattgaatatctaatatattaatttagaattaatatgaATTGTTAGTCAACGTTTAAtttgtaataaaatattaattggattaatattttataattttatattaatttagaattaatataaataattaaatccacatttaattagagaataaaatttgatttttttgttgagcattatttgatatcttatgtgataagcatgctatttgattttatgcttatttattttaactatagtagttagagaccgttttattgtctgggtaggcggcacccagtatgtgtagtccgtgttatactatgtctgggtaggcggcgcccagtatttgtagtccgtgttatactatgcctgggtaggcggcgcccagtattgtttgaaatttaatattagatattatattcacaaaaaactagtatcacactcttccccataaaatataagtcttgttttgaaacaaacgcgtcgtccgtcacaattgtttgatgctcctagccttttcgaccacgagttttacgccctcgcgtttactctaaatctacaaggtttaggctcattcatggatgcatggttggcatcgtgtgatggggttgacttgcttaaattattttgagtagccctcgcaaccagaataatttatggacgtatattaattagattaataaaccaagaattgtaaaattgttgttacaattggcttggaggcctacctggtgatattattgtagtcatcagccctcgcagaggctgcaataatatagacttggatcttggaccactaaaatttatattagatataaattcgtattttatgtttgggggacataatatatgttaaaattagtgggagctaatcaatacaataaacccttgtttgattagtgatgtgattgtgatctttgtatgcttttctaatttgcttttcgttttattttctgttcagataatatgtcaaacttatcttatgagtgtatgatggaaacaaacaaattgactaggtcaaatttcacggagtggcagagagactgcccaaaactcaaggcacaaggtgcaatgagtgggagctcagctatgtttgtcattgagataaatatgtctatgaataactcacaatcctggACATTAGATACAgcttgtggttcacacatttgtaataatgtgcaaggtttaattgacagcaggaaagtgaggcctggggaagtagacctacgtgttggaaatggagcaaaagttgctaccgaacgcgtgggaacttatagattagatcttccctcaggacatagactagatttacataattgttatttcgttccagttatttcaaagaatattatttccattccgatgttggacatcgaaggtttttccttccattttgcaaacagcaggtgctcgttttctaataatggattgttttatggaaatgccgctttagagaatggattatatatgcttgaatgcaaacgggatattctcaatgtgcaaaataaaagacttaagctatgtaatacggataatgctacttatctttggcattgtagacttggtcatgtcaatgagaaaaggatagcgagattgagaaagttagactatctaaattcgtttgattttgaatcatatggtgcttgtgaattctgtctcaaaggaaagatgactaataagccactttctgggaaaggggtgcgtgctaatgatgtgctagagttgatccacacagatgtgtgcggaccgtttccaactcaagcaaaatgtggttattcgtacttcattactttcactgatgatttgacaaggtatgtatatgtgtatcttatgaaacacaaatctgaggcctttgagaaatttatagagtttaagtgtgaagttgagaaacaacttgggaaaagtataaaaactctTCGATTAGATtgaggaggggaatacttgagccgagaatttcttgattacttgaaatcgcTTGGAATTCAGTcggactggacacctcctggtacaccacaaatgaatggagtatctgaaaggagaaactgaacattattagatatggttcaatccatgatgagtttagctagtcttcctttatttctctggggtctttattgactgctatttacattctgaatagagttccatctaaatcagttgagaaaacaccatatgagttatggtatggcaaaagtcttgtcttaactatatgcggacctgaggttgtccagcttttgttaagaaacaaatgactgataagttggaatctaaaagtgagaagtgttactttgtgggatatcctaaacaaactaggggatacgatttctactgtcctgaaaatcacaaggtgataacatcaaggaatgtgacgttccttgaagacagttatgtctgcaaggaacaaggtcaaaatacggtagatcttgaagaaattcaagaaccacaagttaacaatgaggatgatgtattgtcaaatggtttgaacaataactcagtgggagttttttatgatctattgggaggggaaaatactattagaggagaccttagagggactctcgaagaacctcttcaagacaatgagatgcatcaaatacaagatgatacaatagttgcatcacctctacctcaagaagatcatagtgatattcctgggcctactcacaatcagaatgaacagcccgagccagaagaaaaccaactcaataggcctagaaggattcatcgtgcacctgagagactgaatctaatggttgagaaccaagatgatgaagttgatttagacgacgatgagcctaagacctataccgaggcggtgtcagacaccgatcgagagaagtggcttgaagccttgatatctgaaatggactcgatgtacttcaacttagtctgggaactagttgacttgccagatggggtttaccccataggttgcaaatggatcttcaaaaagaagagagatgcagatggcaaagtacaaacctacaaggctaggttagtggcaaagggttatagtcagcgcgaaggcattgactatgatgaaaccttttcgccagttgctaagatcaagtccattaggatattacttgcaattgctgcatactacaatttcgacatttggcaaatggatgtcaaacccgcatttctcaatggagaattagaaggcgatgtctatatgacacaaccagaaggttttgtatcgaaagaaaggccgaatgcagtgtgcaagctaaagaagtccatctatggacttaagcaagcttcgaggagttggaatatttgttttgacagaacaatcaaatcgtttggttttgtcagaagcaaagaggacccatgtgtttatagtaaacgcgaaAATGGAAACGTCGTATAccttatcatatatgttgatgacatcttgattatgggaagcgatcgttccatgatgcaatccgtgaaagaatggttgtctagttcctttatgatgaaggatctgggtgatgcttcctacatccttggaattaagatctatcgagatagaccaaataggatgttaggattatcacaatccacttacatagacaagttgctaaggcgcttctcaatggagaattctatgaaaggttttcttcctatgggacatggcattgtattgtcaaagaaggattgtccttctaatgacaaagaaagagacaacatgaaaaggatcccgtATGCCTCAGCTATAagatctattatgtatgccatgatttctactaggccagatgtggcctatgcgcttagcatgactgacagatttcagcaaaatcccggtgaggaacattggaaaactgttaagactattcttaagtaccttagaaggactaaagaatatttcttagtctatggtggacaaccagagttatcagttattgggtacactgatgctagtttccaaacagaccatgacgactataagtctcagtctggataagttctgtcctcaatggtggaacagtgagttggaatagttccaaacaaggtacaactgccgattccaccaccgaagccgagtatattgatgcatctgaagctgccaaagaagttgttgctttgttagagttcgttaaagaactgggtgtcattccgagtgccaatagtgcaatatctttgtattgtgacaacactggtgctgttgcgcaagcaaaaaaaacccagagctacgaacatgaacaagcatgttcccagaagatatcatctgatcagagaaataattaaaagaggcgatataaaattagaaagagtgcccactgatgataacttggctgatcttttcaccaaaccgttatgtatagcaaaacacaacaagcacttaGAGAGCTTATGTGTTATgcatgttggtagatggctttgaatcagtgggagttacagttttatatgtcttagaaacattttatgttgagacaatattacttgatcacattatatgaaaattttatttcctatgggttttgtgcacttattggaataattgttttaaatgtttgattttattctaaatatttgttcccttgaattatgactgtcgttaatggtgtgagacattaaagatatagtataattctaaaatagccctaatcaatgatcatcaagaatgggatattgatgatatgttataggttagcatgaggtttgcatcacattcttcgagaatgtagttgttcttacaactatgagatattagatactcgtgatggacacatggtatactttggagagtattggtatacccta
It contains:
- the LOC121790302 gene encoding charged multivesicular body protein 7, which encodes MEEAEEAAAAAAAAFVRREVEDWDEEVKSRARFKALSGQRSDWEARYCFWRDLIVKTARHLRVLVIRPSRLTRLWFRRRPDGLSPLCLDQVLLEMHRAGDLLLPRASSSSSRLPHIFRRALDFLPLGDRRPLALTADCYILAPLLEERSVEVITKLSENCWTSTCVVTMDKFGEVCAGSEEERLAILDYLETRGRATRLVINRPHPIEGVKLCISPAAASAASTTDYSLLHLTWTAEKLGKQLHLIDQRYQKSRESAIASLREANKKLALRHTKELKLASQSRERCSALLDQVEKVLQAITDAESSKKVAEALQSSKRAMQENQVNIEEVEQCLLELDENIDALKRLDNALEATTTYGEIDDEDIEEEFKTLQLELNSTKTVAAKAEISEETETDALSNVLSNLRLKSEEAKKVEAECCTDENMSNDGGLEAA